A region of Pseudarthrobacter sp. NIBRBAC000502770 DNA encodes the following proteins:
- a CDS encoding aspartate carbamoyltransferase catalytic subunit, protein MKHLLSTGDLSLSNAIRILDTAEEMSAVGEREVKKLPALRGRTVVNLFFEDSTRTRISFEAAAKRLSADVINFAAKGSSVSKGESLKDTAQTLSAMGADAVVIRHWASGAPHRLAATDWIDAAVINAGDGTHEHPTQALLDAFTMRRHWARLAGTGSEGTDLKGMRVAIAGDVLHSRVARSNVWLLRTLGAEVTLVAPPTLLPVGVDKWPCSVSYDLDQTLANGVDAVMMLRVQGERMNASFFPSTREYSRRWGFDDNRLRALDDLGMTDTIIMHPGPMNRGLEISAAAADSPRSTVLAQVRNGVSVRMAALYLLLSGDTREPAATRAPAFAAAPSTKESN, encoded by the coding sequence ATGAAACACCTCCTGTCTACCGGGGACCTGAGCCTTTCGAACGCCATCCGCATCCTTGACACTGCCGAGGAAATGTCGGCCGTGGGCGAGCGGGAAGTGAAGAAGCTTCCGGCGCTGCGCGGCCGCACCGTGGTCAACCTGTTCTTCGAGGACTCCACCCGCACCCGCATTTCCTTCGAAGCCGCGGCCAAGCGGCTCTCTGCCGACGTCATCAACTTCGCCGCCAAGGGATCCTCCGTCTCCAAGGGCGAGTCCCTCAAGGACACGGCCCAGACCCTGTCCGCCATGGGGGCTGACGCCGTCGTGATCCGTCACTGGGCGTCGGGCGCACCCCACCGCCTGGCCGCCACGGACTGGATCGATGCAGCCGTGATCAACGCCGGTGACGGCACCCACGAGCACCCCACCCAGGCCCTCCTGGACGCCTTCACCATGCGGCGGCACTGGGCCCGCCTGGCCGGAACGGGCTCCGAAGGAACGGACCTCAAGGGCATGCGGGTGGCCATCGCCGGTGACGTCCTGCACTCCCGCGTGGCCCGCTCCAACGTCTGGCTGCTCCGGACCCTGGGAGCGGAAGTCACGCTCGTGGCGCCGCCCACCCTGCTGCCGGTCGGCGTCGACAAGTGGCCCTGCAGCGTCAGCTACGACCTGGACCAAACCCTCGCAAACGGCGTGGACGCCGTCATGATGCTCCGCGTCCAGGGCGAACGCATGAACGCTTCGTTCTTCCCAAGCACCCGCGAATACTCCCGCCGATGGGGCTTCGACGACAACCGGCTCCGGGCCCTGGACGACCTGGGCATGACGGACACCATCATCATGCACCCGGGCCCCATGAACCGCGGCCTGGAGATCAGCGCCGCCGCGGCGGACTCGCCGCGCTCCACCGTCCTGGCCCAGGTCCGGAACGGCGTGTCCGTGCGGATGGCCGCACTGTACCTGCTGCTCTCCGGGGACACCCGGGAACCAGCCGCAACCCGGGCA
- the pyrR gene encoding bifunctional pyr operon transcriptional regulator/uracil phosphoribosyltransferase PyrR, whose protein sequence is MTSVTSAPVPARVVLSQADIDRALTRIAHEILEANKGSRDLVLLGIPRRGYPLAVRLAEKIAAADNTVDAAAIVGQLDVTMFRDDLSHQGTRPPYPTRLPRTGIDNKVVVLIDDVLYSGRTIRAALDALVDLGRPRIVRLAVLIDRGHRELPIRADHVGKNLPTSSAEKVRVRLEETDTSDAGAPVNEVVIEGGA, encoded by the coding sequence TTGACATCTGTCACCAGCGCACCGGTTCCAGCCAGGGTTGTCCTCAGCCAGGCGGACATTGACCGGGCCCTCACTCGTATCGCCCATGAGATCCTCGAAGCCAACAAGGGGTCCCGGGACCTGGTCCTGTTGGGCATTCCCCGCCGCGGCTACCCGCTGGCCGTGCGGCTCGCCGAAAAGATTGCTGCCGCAGACAACACCGTTGATGCCGCCGCCATCGTGGGCCAGCTCGACGTCACCATGTTCCGGGACGACCTCTCCCACCAGGGCACGCGGCCGCCGTACCCCACCAGGCTTCCCCGGACCGGCATCGACAACAAAGTCGTGGTGCTGATCGACGACGTCCTTTATTCGGGCCGCACCATCCGCGCCGCGCTGGACGCCCTCGTTGACCTCGGCCGCCCCCGGATCGTCCGGCTCGCGGTCCTGATCGACCGGGGCCACCGCGAACTCCCCATCCGCGCCGACCATGTAGGCAAGAACCTGCCGACCTCGTCCGCGGAAAAGGTCAGGGTCCGGCTGGAAGAAACGGACACCTCCGACGCCGGAGCGCCGGTCAACGAAGTCGTCATTGAGGGCGGCGCATGA